The genomic stretch CAATCTCCAAATGCTCGTACAAAACACGCTCAACATGTTCCCCTAAAGCGTATTGGACCGTAGCATCGACCTGCAGTTTCATCCCTGCTTCAAGGCGGTTGTGCAGTACGCCGGCAATGGTTCTTCGTTCGCTGTCTACCGCTGCTTCCCGCTCAATGAGGGAGGCTAAAATAACGATGTCATAAAAATGATAGGGACTGTCCTCAGCTAGTTCCTTCCAATCTTGATACCGGCGTTCAAATTCCCTTAACATGATCCTGATAATCTCTTCCTCGTCCGCGCCCTGGGGGATGTGATACGTCTCAGGAAATAAAAAGCCTTCCAGTCGGTAAGGACGATCCTCCTTTTCGGGAATATCGCGGACAAAAGTGATATCGCTAAAATCACCATGGTTAATAAGCTTTAAAAACCGGTGTTGATCGACCAAACCGGCTTCGGCCAAACGTTCAGCCACTTGCTCAACAGTTAATCCTTCCGGTATAGTGACCAATTCGCTCTCTGCATAAGTCTGACTTTCTAAATGTGCCACAATGTCTGGCATAGACATGCTTGGAGATAAATGATGGCGCCCTGCCTTAAAATTAACACCGCCTTGCATACGGACAAAAAAATAAAAAATATCCTCGTTTCTAATTAACTGCTGCTCCTTTAAAATCGAAGCAATTTCCCGGCCCGAGGCCCCTTCAGGGATGTTAACTTCAACAACCTGTTCACTGTGGGGATCAACCGGCTGCAGGCTTTGATACACATAAACACCAAGTGTGGCCGTACTTAAAAACAAAAGGACGGCTGCCACAACTAATTTGTTTGCATAAGGATGAATGAAGGTAAGCAGTATATGGCTGCTTCCTTTTCTTTGTGCGGTGAGGGGCTTATTCGGCATTTGCTGAGGTATCCTCCTTCTGATCATTCACACTTCTCTTAATCAGAATGAGTGTGCGTCCCTTGTGTCTGTTATTTTATTTTAATATTTAGAATTTTTTAATCGACACATTTCACTATTCAAAGTAATACAACTATGGCGGGAGCGTGTGGGAATCGAACCCACCAGGGACAGCACGTGCCCCCCACTCGGTTTTGAAGACCGGGGCGACCACCAGGTTCGCATCCGCTCCCATTCTAACTAACAACAAGGATAAGCATCATGGGCAAGCATGGTCTATAATACAAAAAAAATGCTGAAAAATCAAGAGCAAACCTTAGCGTAGGCTATCCTATTTGAATCAAGCTGTTCCCTCTTGTACAATGATGAGAGAAAAGTGTTACTTATAAAGGAGGGCATGGTTATGTCAATACCTTTTAAGATAGAAATGGCCCCAAACAGACTGATACGTGGTGAGTTGTTTCCTGCACACGAGCCCCCTCAAGGAACCATCATTATTTGCCATGGTTTCAAAGGATTTAAAGATTGGGGTTTTTTCCCCTATGTTGCTAACACCCTTTCATCCTCCCTCCCACTTCATGTGATTACATTTAACTTTTCACATAACGGAGTAGGAGATAACCCCTATGAATTTACTGAGCTAGAGAAATTCGCGAAGAATACATACACAAAAGAACTGGAAGATTTGGACACATTGGTTCAAGCGGTCCGCAATCACACTCTTCCATTGGAAAATGCACAAAAGAACATTGAACTGATGCCAGAACCCCTTTTTCTGCTCGGTCACAGCCGAGGAGGCGGTGTCAGCCTTATTTACGCCTTTGATCATCCAGAGTGGATTGCGGGTGTGATCAGCTGGAATGGAATTACCAATGTGGATCTGTTCACAGAGGAGCAAAAACACGAGATGCGCGAGAAAGGACGCACCTTTATCGATAATGCCCGGACAGGCCAGAAGATGCCCATAGACCTGGAAGTTATTGAAGATATAGAAGCTAATCAGGCGCGTTTTAACATTGTAGAAAGAGCCAAAACAACCCATGTACCCATATTTTTGATCCAGGGTACGGACGATCATCCCCGACTAATTGAGGGGTCACAAACACTGGTCAACGCCAATCCACAAATTCAGTGGATAAAAATTCCTGACGGGAATCATACCTTCAATGCTGTTCACCCCTTTGCAGGTGAAACAAAACCGTTATACGAAGCGATTAAGCATACCGAAGAGGCCATCAAGTCCATAATGCAAAGGAGATAATCAACATGGGTACGAGTGACATAAACAACACAGGGACACATCCCCATTTCACCATTGGCATTGCTGGACACATCGATCACGGCAAGACCACTCTGACCAAAGCATTAACCGGACAAGATACAGACCGGCTTAAAGAAGAGAAAGAACGAAACATCTCCATCGAATTAGGCTTTGCTTCGTTCACCCTTTCAAACGGCCATACTGTGAGTGTCGTTGATGTACCTGGTCACGAACGTTTCATCCGGCAAATGGTGGCTGGCGTGGCTGGTATCGATATGGTTTTGCTTGTTGTTGCTGCCGATGAAGGCGTCATGCCTCAAACCAAGGAGCATTTGGACATTTTAAATCTCCTGAATGTAAACCGCGGACTCATTGTCATTACTAAGGCAGACAAAGTGGATGAGGAGTTTATTGAGTTGGTGACCGAACAGATAAAGGAAGAAACAGCCCATACATTCCTAAGTAACAGTCCAATCGTAGAGGTGGACAGTTTGAGCGGGCGTGGTATCGACCGCTTAAAGCAGGAGATTGAGAATCTCCTGGCCAATCTTCCTTCCCGCCCCACCTCAGGCATTGCCAGACTCCCTATTGACCGCGTTTTTTCCAAAAAAGGGTTTGGCACCATTGTCACGGGAACACTATATCAGGGAAAAATCAGTGTGGGGGACGAGATGGAAATCCTCCCTCAAGGATTACGAGTGAAGGTACGCCAGCTGCAGGTGCACGGATCTGACCAAGAACAGGCCTATGCAGGTCAAAGAGTGGCTGTCAATCTTTCTGGTGTTGACAAAGAGGAGCTTTCCCGCGGTGACGTGCTCGTGACCCCCGGCAGCCTAGAAAGTACGCAACGCATCGATGTGGAAGTCACCCTCTTAGATCATCTAGATTTTACTATTAAACAGCGCAGTGATATCCGCTTGCACCTCGCTACTTCTGATATTCTAGGCCGCATCATTTTCTTTGACCGCAATGAATGCCAGCCGGGTGAGACGTGCTTTGCCCAGCTGGAATTAAAAGAACCAGTGACCACATTGTTTGAAGACCGTTTTGTCTTGCGCCGCCCTACCCCAATGACAACCATTGGCGGAGGGATGGTCATCGATCCCTATGCCACTAAGCACCGCTTCGGACCAGAGACCATTAAGCTGATTGCCGCCAAAAAAGATAAAGACGTGTCGGCCAGGGCCAAACATATTTTAGGTGAAGCGGGTATGCTCACTCTGGATGAGCTGACCCGCCAGCTGGGCATTTCTCCCGTTGATTGGCAGCGGGAGATCGACCATCCTGCTCATCAGGGACTGAAACAGATCGAAAGCCAAACCAGTCCGTTGACTCTGGTCACTACTATGGACTGGTGGGAAGCAACCTGGAATCAGCTCCAAGATGACATGAAAAACTATCATCAGCGCTATCCCCTCCGGGAAGGACTGGACCGCAAGCAGGTGCAAAACAAGTACTTTCCACAGTTAAACACAGCCCAATGGAACTTAGTCCTGCAGCAGGCGGAAGTTGAGGGGCGTGTTCAAGTGAGAAACGAAGCCCTGGCCATGCCGGGCTTTGAACCCATGCTCCGACCAAAAGACAAAGAGATCTGGCAGAAGGTCAACAGCATCATGCTTGAGAAGCAACTTGAAGTTCCCCCTTGGGAGGAACTGCTGCCTACACAGATGCCACAGGACGTGCACCTTGATCTGCAGCAATGGCTGGTGCGCTATGAGTATATGGTTCCCCTTGATGAAGGCCGTTTTCTCAGCCGGGAAGCCTTTGATAAGGCTGTTCAGCGTCTGAAAAGCAATACGGGTAAGTCCTTTACCATTCAAGAGGCGAAAGACATTTTTAACACTACCCGCAAATATTTGATTCCTTTCTTAGAAACGCTGGATAAATTGGGCTACACCACCCGTAAAGAAAACAAACGCTACTGGAAACAGCGGAACAGCTAAATCTATGAACTTATTTAAACAAGAAAGCTCCCAGAGTACGGGAGCTTTCTTGTTTATTCACCCATATAGATGATTTTTTATGTGGATCATTCTTTTACAAGCGGGGCACTACAATGGGGATGTTGCCTTCTTCACCGGAGTTGGAATTATCGTCATTATTCTCACCGTTTCCTTGGCCGCCATCTCCTCCATCATCACTGCCATCCGGTGATCCTTGATCTCCCCCATCCTCTCTTTTATCATTACCTTTTTCCGGCTTTTTCTCGCCCCGTCTTTCTTCTCCTTTTTGCCTATCTCCTTCTCTTCTCTCCTCTTTCTTTTCTTCCTGTTCCTCCTGTTCCTCTTCTTCTACCCCTTGTACTTCTTCTACCTCTTCTTCTTGTTCTTCTGCGTTACCGCCAAACATTTCACGGAGCCAGTTTAAAAATTCCTCTTCATCCATATCTTCCGGA from Caldalkalibacillus thermarum encodes the following:
- the selB gene encoding selenocysteine-specific translation elongation factor; the encoded protein is MGTSDINNTGTHPHFTIGIAGHIDHGKTTLTKALTGQDTDRLKEEKERNISIELGFASFTLSNGHTVSVVDVPGHERFIRQMVAGVAGIDMVLLVVAADEGVMPQTKEHLDILNLLNVNRGLIVITKADKVDEEFIELVTEQIKEETAHTFLSNSPIVEVDSLSGRGIDRLKQEIENLLANLPSRPTSGIARLPIDRVFSKKGFGTIVTGTLYQGKISVGDEMEILPQGLRVKVRQLQVHGSDQEQAYAGQRVAVNLSGVDKEELSRGDVLVTPGSLESTQRIDVEVTLLDHLDFTIKQRSDIRLHLATSDILGRIIFFDRNECQPGETCFAQLELKEPVTTLFEDRFVLRRPTPMTTIGGGMVIDPYATKHRFGPETIKLIAAKKDKDVSARAKHILGEAGMLTLDELTRQLGISPVDWQREIDHPAHQGLKQIESQTSPLTLVTTMDWWEATWNQLQDDMKNYHQRYPLREGLDRKQVQNKYFPQLNTAQWNLVLQQAEVEGRVQVRNEALAMPGFEPMLRPKDKEIWQKVNSIMLEKQLEVPPWEELLPTQMPQDVHLDLQQWLVRYEYMVPLDEGRFLSREAFDKAVQRLKSNTGKSFTIQEAKDIFNTTRKYLIPFLETLDKLGYTTRKENKRYWKQRNS
- a CDS encoding alpha/beta hydrolase family protein gives rise to the protein MSIPFKIEMAPNRLIRGELFPAHEPPQGTIIICHGFKGFKDWGFFPYVANTLSSSLPLHVITFNFSHNGVGDNPYEFTELEKFAKNTYTKELEDLDTLVQAVRNHTLPLENAQKNIELMPEPLFLLGHSRGGGVSLIYAFDHPEWIAGVISWNGITNVDLFTEEQKHEMREKGRTFIDNARTGQKMPIDLEVIEDIEANQARFNIVERAKTTHVPIFLIQGTDDHPRLIEGSQTLVNANPQIQWIKIPDGNHTFNAVHPFAGETKPLYEAIKHTEEAIKSIMQRR
- the mltG gene encoding endolytic transglycosylase MltG translates to MPNKPLTAQRKGSSHILLTFIHPYANKLVVAAVLLFLSTATLGVYVYQSLQPVDPHSEQVVEVNIPEGASGREIASILKEQQLIRNEDIFYFFVRMQGGVNFKAGRHHLSPSMSMPDIVAHLESQTYAESELVTIPEGLTVEQVAERLAEAGLVDQHRFLKLINHGDFSDITFVRDIPEKEDRPYRLEGFLFPETYHIPQGADEEEIIRIMLREFERRYQDWKELAEDSPYHFYDIVILASLIEREAAVDSERRTIAGVLHNRLEAGMKLQVDATVQYALGEHVERVLYEHLEIDHPYNTYQHEGLPPGPIANPGLDSILAALKPEKHQFKYYVLKNDGTREHYFAETYKEHLENIRKARAQQ